The Phoenix dactylifera cultivar Barhee BC4 chromosome 17, palm_55x_up_171113_PBpolish2nd_filt_p, whole genome shotgun sequence genome contains a region encoding:
- the LOC103718269 gene encoding GPI mannosyltransferase 3 isoform X1 has product MSHRRRPDLPPSRTTDRTPNPKLGRGEEGDRKGKISSSWSSRGIASAFFSSERRVWGLSLAFRATNSLLVQTYFNPDEHWQSLEVAHRIVFGYGHLTWEWKRGIRSYLHPLVFALLYKIMAFLRLDTPWFMVKAPRLLQSLFSSFGDLYMYKLSKLLFDEHVARWAFFCQLVNWFMFFCITRTLSNSLETVLTIMGLYYWLSASCSLEDVSTASRKLALFIAALACAIRPTSAITWFYVGMLDLVGLQSRLGFLFLEVIPIGVLVVAVTCLFDRWMYGSWIFVPLNFLKFNFLSSGGDYYGTHKWHWYFTQGFSAMLLTFLPFSIYGIFKSKKWRLSGLIAWVLGVYSMLGHKEFRFVLPVLPIALMFAGYSLAVMSKPDFPDPKRRNKYCNRWPLRVHLAVLFLIMSNVPMALYMSIVHQRGSEDVMFYLSKEAHDGKVKSILFLMPCHSTPYYSTLHHNLPMRFLDCTPSDGKEIPDESDRFLMDPAGFATDMFGNSSSPSHIVLFSSEEGSLREFLISHSFREVRRFFHAHFKVDRDLQASVTVYALADLAVT; this is encoded by the exons ATGAGCCATCGGCGACGACCGGACTTACCTCCGTCGAGAACGACGGATCGGACCCCAAACCCCAAACTCGGccgaggagaagaaggggacaGAAAGGGAAAGATATCGTCGTCGTGGTCTTCGAGAGGGATCGCCTCCGCTTTCTTCTCGTCGGAGAGGAGGGTATGGGGGTTGTCGCTTGCCTTCCGAGCCACCAATTCGCTGCTGGTCCAGACCTACTTCAACCCGGACGAGCACTGGCAGTCCCTCGAGGTCGCCCACCGCATCGTCTTCGG GTATGGGCATCTGACATGGGAGTGGAAGAGGGGGATCCGCAGCTATCTCCATCCTCTGGTATTCGCTCTGCTCTACAAGATCATGGCTTTCCTTCGCTTGGACACCCCATGGTTCATG GTCAAGGCCCCGCGGCTTCTGCAGTCCTTATTTTCCTCGTTTGGCGATTTATACATGTACAAACTCTCGAAGCTCTTATTCGATGAGCATGTGGCAAGATGGGCC TTCTTTTGTCAATTAGTGAACTGGTTCATGTTCTTCTGTATTACGCGAACATTATCAAATAGCTTGGAAACAGTGCTGACCATAATGGGACTGTACTATTGGCTCTCTGCCAGCTGTTCTTTGGAGGATGTTTCTACTGCATCGAGGAAATTGGCATTGTTTATAGCAGCATTAGCTTGTGCCATTCGGCCAACAAGTGCTATTACATGGTTCTATGTAGGGATGCTGGATCTAGTTGGACTGCAGTCAAGATTGGGGTTCCTCTTTCTTGAGGTAATCCCGATAGG GGTTCTAGTGGTTGCGGTTACATGTTTGTTTGATCGGTGGATGTACGGGTCATGGATATTTGTGCCTCTAAATTTTCTTAAGTTTAATTTCCTTTCTTCTGGAGGGGACTACTATGGAACTCACAAATGGCATTGGTACTTTACTCAGGGATTTTCAGCTATGCTTTTGACTTTCTTACCTTTTTCAATATATGGCATCTTTAAATCAAAGAAATGGAGGCTTTCAGGTCTAATTGCTTGGGTTTTAGGGGTTTATAGTATGCTTGGTCACAAAGAATTCAG GTTTGTCCTGCCAGTACTTCCTATAGCTTTGATGTTTGCTGGCTATTCATTAGCAGTGATGTCAAAACCAGATTTTCCAGATccgaaaagaagaaacaaatatTGCAATAGATGGCCGTTAAGAGTGCATCTGGCTGTTCTCTTCCTCATAATGAGCAATGTTCCAATGGCATTATATATGAGCATAGTTCATCAG AGAGGAAGTGAAGATGTTATGTTCTATCTATCTAAAGAGGCCCATGATGGAAAGGTGAAGAGCATTCTATTCCTTATGCCGTGCCATTCCACACCTTATTACTCTACCTTACATCATAATCTGCCAATGCGCTTTCTGGATTGCACTCCAAG TGACGGTAAAGAGATCCCAGATGAGTCGGATCGTTTTCTGATGGATCCTGCTGGCTTTGCGACTGACATGTTTGGGAATTCATCTTCACCCAGTCACATAGTATTGTTCAGTTCTGAAGAAGGATCTTTAAGGGAGTTTCTGATATCACATTCCTTTAGAGAG GTGAGGAGGTTTTTCCATGCTCATTTCAAAGTGGACCGTGATCTTCAAGCATCTGTTACTGTATATGCTCTCGCAGATCTTGCGGTGACTTGA
- the LOC103718269 gene encoding GPI mannosyltransferase 3 isoform X2 has protein sequence MSHRRRPDLPPSRTTDRTPNPKLGRGEEGDRKGKISSSWSSRGIASAFFSSERRVWGLSLAFRATNSLLVQTYFNPDEHWQSLEVAHRIVFGYGHLTWEWKRGIRSYLHPLVFALLYKIMAFLRLDTPWFMVKAPRLLQSLFSSFGDLYMYKLSKLLFDEHVARWAFFCQLVNWFMFFCITRTLSNSLETVLTIMGLYYWLSASCSLEDVSTASRKLALFIAALACAIRPTSAITWFYVGMLDLVGLQSRLGFLFLEGFSAMLLTFLPFSIYGIFKSKKWRLSGLIAWVLGVYSMLGHKEFRFVLPVLPIALMFAGYSLAVMSKPDFPDPKRRNKYCNRWPLRVHLAVLFLIMSNVPMALYMSIVHQRGSEDVMFYLSKEAHDGKVKSILFLMPCHSTPYYSTLHHNLPMRFLDCTPSDGKEIPDESDRFLMDPAGFATDMFGNSSSPSHIVLFSSEEGSLREFLISHSFREVRRFFHAHFKVDRDLQASVTVYALADLAVT, from the exons ATGAGCCATCGGCGACGACCGGACTTACCTCCGTCGAGAACGACGGATCGGACCCCAAACCCCAAACTCGGccgaggagaagaaggggacaGAAAGGGAAAGATATCGTCGTCGTGGTCTTCGAGAGGGATCGCCTCCGCTTTCTTCTCGTCGGAGAGGAGGGTATGGGGGTTGTCGCTTGCCTTCCGAGCCACCAATTCGCTGCTGGTCCAGACCTACTTCAACCCGGACGAGCACTGGCAGTCCCTCGAGGTCGCCCACCGCATCGTCTTCGG GTATGGGCATCTGACATGGGAGTGGAAGAGGGGGATCCGCAGCTATCTCCATCCTCTGGTATTCGCTCTGCTCTACAAGATCATGGCTTTCCTTCGCTTGGACACCCCATGGTTCATG GTCAAGGCCCCGCGGCTTCTGCAGTCCTTATTTTCCTCGTTTGGCGATTTATACATGTACAAACTCTCGAAGCTCTTATTCGATGAGCATGTGGCAAGATGGGCC TTCTTTTGTCAATTAGTGAACTGGTTCATGTTCTTCTGTATTACGCGAACATTATCAAATAGCTTGGAAACAGTGCTGACCATAATGGGACTGTACTATTGGCTCTCTGCCAGCTGTTCTTTGGAGGATGTTTCTACTGCATCGAGGAAATTGGCATTGTTTATAGCAGCATTAGCTTGTGCCATTCGGCCAACAAGTGCTATTACATGGTTCTATGTAGGGATGCTGGATCTAGTTGGACTGCAGTCAAGATTGGGGTTCCTCTTTCTTGAG GGATTTTCAGCTATGCTTTTGACTTTCTTACCTTTTTCAATATATGGCATCTTTAAATCAAAGAAATGGAGGCTTTCAGGTCTAATTGCTTGGGTTTTAGGGGTTTATAGTATGCTTGGTCACAAAGAATTCAG GTTTGTCCTGCCAGTACTTCCTATAGCTTTGATGTTTGCTGGCTATTCATTAGCAGTGATGTCAAAACCAGATTTTCCAGATccgaaaagaagaaacaaatatTGCAATAGATGGCCGTTAAGAGTGCATCTGGCTGTTCTCTTCCTCATAATGAGCAATGTTCCAATGGCATTATATATGAGCATAGTTCATCAG AGAGGAAGTGAAGATGTTATGTTCTATCTATCTAAAGAGGCCCATGATGGAAAGGTGAAGAGCATTCTATTCCTTATGCCGTGCCATTCCACACCTTATTACTCTACCTTACATCATAATCTGCCAATGCGCTTTCTGGATTGCACTCCAAG TGACGGTAAAGAGATCCCAGATGAGTCGGATCGTTTTCTGATGGATCCTGCTGGCTTTGCGACTGACATGTTTGGGAATTCATCTTCACCCAGTCACATAGTATTGTTCAGTTCTGAAGAAGGATCTTTAAGGGAGTTTCTGATATCACATTCCTTTAGAGAG GTGAGGAGGTTTTTCCATGCTCATTTCAAAGTGGACCGTGATCTTCAAGCATCTGTTACTGTATATGCTCTCGCAGATCTTGCGGTGACTTGA
- the LOC103718268 gene encoding malate dehydrogenase-like, whose amino-acid sequence MAKDPVRVLVTGAAGQIGYALVPMIARGVMLGPDQPVILHMLDIPPAAEALNGVKMELVDAAFPLLKGVVATTDVVEACTGVNIAVMVGGFPRKEGMERKDVMSKNVSIYKSQASALKNHAAANCKVLVVANPANTNALILKEFAPSIPAKNITCLTRLDHNRALGQISERLSIQVSDVKNVIIWGNHSSTQYPDVNHATVKTQGGETPVRQLVADDDWLNREFITTVQQRGAAIIKARKLSSALSAASAACDHIRDWVLGTAEGTWVSMGVYSDGSYGVPAGLIYSFPVTCRDGEWNIVQGLPIDDFSRKKLDATAQELTEEKALAYSCLS is encoded by the exons ATGGCGAAGGATCCCGTTCGAGTTCTCGTCACCGGCGCCGCAG GACAAATTGGATATGCACTTGTACCTATGATTGCACGGGGTGTAATGCTGGGACCAGACCAGCCTGTTATCTTGCACATGCTTGACATTCCACCTGCTGCAGAAGCTCTAAATGGAGTTAAGATGGAGCTGGTTGATGCTGCATTTCCTCTTCTGAAAG GTGTTGTTGCCACAACGGATGTTGTTGAGGCATGCACTGGGGTCAATATAGCTGTCATGGTTGGTGGTTTCCCAAGGAAAGAGGGCATGGAAAGGAAAGATGTGATGTCAAAGAATGTCTCCATCTACAAGTCTCAGGCCTCTGCCCTTAAAAATCATGCAGCTGCAAACTGTAAG GTGTTGGTAGTAGCGAACCCAGCAAACACCAATGCCCTAATTTTGAAAGAGTTTGCCCCATCCATTCCTGCGAAAAACATAACTTGCTTGACACGGCTAGATCACAACAGGGCACTAGGTCAGATATCTGAGCGACTAAGCATTCAAGTCAGTGATGTAAAGAATGTCATTATATGGGGAAATCATTCATCCACTCAGTACCCTGATGTCAATCATGCAACTGTGAAAACACAAGGTGGAGAGACACCTGTTCGTCAACTTGTTGCTGATGATGATTG GCTGAACCGAGAATTCATCACCACCGTCCAACAACGTGGTGCTGCAATTATCAAGGCACGAAAGCTTTCAAGCGCGCTTTCTGCTGCAAGTGCTGCTTGTGATCACATACGTGATTGGGTCCTTGGGACTGCTGAG GGAACTTGGGTTTCCATGGGTGTTTACTCTGATGGCTCCTATGGTGTGCCTGCTGGGCTCATTTATTCTTTCCCCGTTACGTGTCGTGACGGCGAGTGGAACATAGTCCAAG GACTTccaattgatgatttctcaaggAAGAAATTGGATGCGACAGCTCAGGAACTGACAGAGGAGAAGGCTCTTGCATATTCATGCCTTTCTTAG